The following nucleotide sequence is from Penaeus vannamei isolate JL-2024 chromosome 10, ASM4276789v1, whole genome shotgun sequence.
aaatatatccttacatatatatatatatatatatatatatatatatatatatatatatatataaatatatatatatatatatataaatatatatatatatgtatatataaaaaaaaaaaaaatatatatatatatatatatatatatatatatatatatatatatatatatatatatatatatacatatatatacagagagatgggCTTAACAAAGTACAGTTAACAGAGAATATGAACATGAATGAAGGTTACAAACCAACGCAACAGGTACATCCAGCCCCACCGCAAACACCGCTTAGGACAGCATCGCATTTACACTTGTCTTGCCACGCAAGCTTACATGTGCCAAAGTACTGAGTTTGACAAGCATTGCtgtgaaaagagaaaacaaaatatatatatatatatatatatatatatatatatatatatatatatatatatatatatatatatttgtgtacatagatatatatgtgtatatatatgtagatatagatacatatgtatacacacacacacacacacacaaacacacacacacacacacacacacacacacacacacatatatatatatatatatatatatatatatatatatatatatatatatatatatgtatatatatatatatatatatatatatatatatatatatatatatatatatatatatatatatatatatatatatatatatatatatatatatatatatatatatatatatatatatatgtatatatatatatatatatatatatatatatatatatatatatatatatatatatatatatatatatgtgtgtgtgtgtgtgtgtgtgtgtgtgtgtgtgtgtgtgtgtgtgtgtgtgtatgtatatatatatatatatatatatatatatatatatatatatatatatttatatatatatatatatttgtatatatgtgtgtgtgtatgtacgtacacgtacacatgcatacatgcatataattaaTAGTTTTTATTGTGCCTTGATTAGACAGCCGGACAAAAGTCTACTTATTTGGAACTTTcgttgaaagaaaaaataagggttAACTGCTGTACCTTCATATGGCGCTTATGGGATTTTAAAGTAAGTGAAGCTCGCTGTGTACGCACCTTGCATCTTGGCAGCACGTAGGAACAGGATTCCATTTGTGAGCGTCGCAAGTCTCGGGATCGGGTCGTTGGCATGAGACGGGGGAGGTGGTTGTTGATTGGACAGTGGTGAGAGGGGGGGCGGTAGTAGGGTCGTCAGGTTGGGGAGTGGGATATGTCGGGAGAGTGGTGGTGCTGACGCTGGGATCGGTGGTAGAACCAGAGCCAGAGCCTGAGCCTGAACCAGAGCCGGAGCCAGAGCCTTTGCCAGAGCCAGAGCCGGCGCCAGAGCCAGAGCCGGAACCAGAGCCGGAGCCAGAGCCGGTGCCAGAACCAGAACCGGAGCCAGAACCAGAGCCGGTGCCAGAACCAGAACCAGAGCCAGAGCCGGTGCCAGAACCAGAACCAGAGCCGGTGCCAGAACCAGAGCCAGAACCAGAACCGGAGCCGGTGCCAGAACCAGAACCAGAACCGGAGCCAGAGCCGGTGCCAGAACCAGAGCCAGAACCAGAGCCGGAGCCAGAGCCGGTGCCAGAACCAGAGCCGGAGCCAGAACCAGAGGCGGAGCCAGAGCCGGAACCAGAACCAGAGCCGGAACCAGAGGCGGAGCCGGAGCCAGAACCAGAGCCGGAACCAGAGCCGGAGCCGGAACCAGTGCCGGAGCCGGAACCAGAGGCGGAGCCGGAACCAGAGGCGGAGCCAGAGCCGGAACCAGAGGCGGAGCCAGAGCCGGAACCAGAGGCGGAGCCAGAGGCGGAGCCAGAGCCGGAGCCAGAACCAGAAGTAGTATCACGAACCTACAGTGTAGATTGAAATGATAGCATTAGAAAGGCATAAGGTTTTCATCTATAAAGGAATGTTTTATAATACAAATTTGCAAACTatatttctactttctttcaatgtatgtgtgtgcgtttgtgtatatgcgtgtaggtttgcgtgcgcgtgagtgtttgtgtatgtgtgtgtgtgtaggagtaacTTGAAGAAGATATCTTTACCTCATCTTCCAGCGCATCTATGGATGCCGCGACTGCGCCTCCTATTAAGAGGAATAGCAGGAAGATCCCCTTCATTTCGCAGCGATCTAGCAGACGGTGAGAAATATATCATTATAGACTGAAAAGCACATAAGTTAGATAGCCCTACACCGACCTCCCAGGCCTtttcaagagagaaaaagagagaatctgATTACTCgaatttaaatgtatacatacatacatacacacacacacacacacacacacacacacacacacacatatatatgtatatatatatatatatatatatatgtatatatatatatatatatatatatatatatatatatatatatatatatatatatgcatatatgcatatatatgtatatgtatatatatatatatatatatatatatatatatatatatatatatgcatatgtatatgtatatatatgtatatatatatatatatatatatatatatatatatatatatatatatatatatatatgcatatatatttatatatatacatatatacatacatatatatatatatatatatatatatatatatacttatatatgtatatatatacatatatatatatatatatgtatatatatacacatatatatatatatatatatatatatatatatatatatatatatatatatatatacataaatatatatatatatatatttatatatacttatatatgtttgtatatgtatatcatatatatatatatatatatatatatatatatatatatatatatatatatatatatatatatatatatatatatatttgtatatgcatatcatatatatatatatatatatatatatatatatatatatatatgtgtgtgtgtgtgtgtgtgtgtgtgtgtgtgtgtgtgtgtgtgtgtgtgtgtgtatacagttgtatatatacatatctttacatacatacatatatgtatatatatatgtatatatatatatatatatatatatatatatatacatatatatatatatatatatatatatatatatatatatatatatatatatatatatatatatatatatatatataaattattatatatatatacatatatatatatatatatacatatatatatatatatatatatatatatatatataaaatgtgtgtttgtgtgtgtgtgtgtgtgtgtgtatgtgtgtgtgtgtgtgtgtgtgtgtgtgtgtgtttgtgtgtgtgtgtgtgtgtgtgtgtgtgtgtgtgtgtgtgtgtgtgtgtgtatgtgtgtgtgtgtgtgtgcgtacatacgtacatatatatatatatatatatatatatatatatatatatatatatatatatatgtatacacacacacaaactcacacacacactcacacacacacacacacacatatgtatttgtaaaaaaaaattaacaataaaaaaaaaaaaaatatatatatatatatatatatatatatatatatatatatatatatatatatatatatatatacacatttatatatatatacataattatatatatataaataaatatatatatatatatatatatatatatatatatatatatatatatatatatatatgtatgtatacatatacatacatatatatgtatgcatatgtaaatgattttatatgtgtatgtctctttcttcctcgttatctctttctctcgcttctctactctatctgttctctcctctctctttccccccccccccacccttctctgtctctttctccccacctctctctttctcctcccccctctccctctctttctcctcccccttctttctctcttttactctcactcacttactcactcgctaactcactcactcatcactcacttattccctcttctctctgtctctctctctctgccacgtaGGTACATGGAGCATCATTACTTTGCCACAACAAATTTAATCAGTTCACTTTGACCTCGACCTCTTTGATCGTCCCACGG
It contains:
- the LOC113809569 gene encoding uncharacterized protein isoform X2, yielding MEFHRCEMKGIFLLFLLIGGAVAASIDALEDEVRDTTSGSGSGSGSASGSASGSGSGSASGSGSGSASGSGSASGSGSGTGSGSGSGSGSGSGSGSASGSGSGSGSGSGSASGSGSGSGSGTGSGSGSGSGSGSGTGSGSGSGSGSGSGSGSTTDPSVSTTTLPTYPTPQPDDPTTAPPLTTVQSTTTSPVSCQRPDPETCDAHKWNPVPTCCQDASNACQTQYFGTCKLAWQDKCKCDAVLSGVCGGAGCTCCVDCSGDTMNQCTYGGGFCRKTCGKFAYATTESCSLSDHCTCCKKCDETKCKNLYPTSCTLSDESFCKNGHYFVKDPNESCGCCVPCSANATCIALGGYPERSELECRDGYAGVSSPDVCKCCVPTGTVECGRNASGQVFADTDYCWEGNCFVHYAQKNQSQTPSGKQCNCCYAGLCRRCFPDVGCIEDNGCCTTKGTCPCTDYKPVPGCESSDDIPCACCKHKCHESTRNDIFRLSKFY